The following are encoded in a window of Brevibacillus ruminantium genomic DNA:
- a CDS encoding SDR family oxidoreductase — MIPMYPYYSSRFECEILPITFPPQHQDRQPGLEYLMVPRPISENPSYQGSGKLQDKVAIITGGDSGIGRAVSITFAKEGADVVIVYLYEHEDAEETRQRVEALGRRCLAIAGDLRYPETSAEVVDHTLERLGPPDILVNNCGVQFPQDSILDISNEQLEDTFRTNLFSFFYMTKAALPHMDSGSSIINTASVTAYAGAKNLIDYSSTKGGIVSFTRSLSLSLVSQGIRVNAVAPGPIWTPLIPSSYSAEYVSTFGLKTPMKRAGQPFELAPAYVYLASDDSSFVSGQVLHVNGGIMTSS, encoded by the coding sequence ATGATCCCGATGTACCCCTATTACTCAAGCCGTTTCGAGTGTGAAATACTGCCGATAACCTTTCCTCCCCAGCACCAAGACCGTCAGCCTGGGCTGGAATACCTGATGGTTCCCCGTCCCATCTCGGAAAACCCCAGCTACCAGGGCTCCGGAAAATTACAGGATAAAGTGGCGATCATTACAGGGGGAGACAGTGGAATCGGGCGAGCCGTCTCCATCACATTTGCCAAGGAGGGCGCTGACGTGGTGATCGTCTATTTGTATGAGCACGAGGACGCCGAAGAAACCAGACAACGCGTGGAAGCACTCGGGAGACGCTGTCTGGCGATTGCCGGCGACCTTCGTTATCCCGAAACCTCTGCAGAGGTGGTGGACCATACCCTCGAACGGTTGGGCCCACCGGATATCCTGGTCAACAACTGCGGTGTTCAATTCCCCCAGGACAGCATTCTGGACATCTCGAACGAACAGTTGGAAGACACGTTTCGCACCAATCTGTTCTCCTTCTTTTATATGACGAAGGCCGCACTGCCCCACATGGATTCGGGAAGCAGCATTATCAATACGGCCTCCGTCACGGCCTATGCTGGCGCAAAAAATCTGATCGATTACTCTTCTACAAAAGGGGGAATCGTTTCCTTTACCCGTTCCCTTTCTTTGTCACTGGTGAGTCAAGGCATCCGGGTCAATGCAGTGGCACCCGGCCCGATCTGGACCCCGCTGATCCCTTCCAGTTACTCTGCCGAATACGTCTCGACCTTTGGACTGAAAACCCCGATGAAACGGGCCGGTCAACCCTTTGAGCTGGCTCCCGCGTATGTCTATCTCGCCTCGGATGACTCCAGCTTCGTCAGCGGCCAGGTTCTCCATGTAAATGGAGGCATCATGACCTCTTCCTAA
- a CDS encoding transcription initiation factor TFIIIB, with protein MEQTDVICPKCKSSQWGRGKQSGYASVAPMDKIFSFNSALIHIICTDCGYILESYVEQPEKFKRKET; from the coding sequence ATGGAACAAACAGACGTGATTTGTCCCAAGTGCAAAAGCTCTCAATGGGGCAGAGGAAAACAGAGCGGCTATGCCTCCGTCGCTCCCATGGACAAAATTTTCTCCTTCAATTCCGCGTTGATTCATATCATCTGTACGGATTGCGGATACATTCTCGAAAGCTATGTGGAGCAGCCGGAGAAGTTTAAAAGAAAGGAAACATAG
- a CDS encoding YHYH domain-containing protein, which produces MKKGIIFFLFLVMLFSVLPVSWAHPGRTDANGGHTCRTNCEKWGLRYGEYHYHNGGSSTPKSTSTPQTNKQTDPSPQQPAKPAPVIVPIIAVDKATVYIQPVQHEDYVIGQLDYGVIAQDQGSIEGWVTYHFVDGRIGYIPKTVMTTYEAITPKTITIQVEKAYVFSTPSTTGNANGSLAKQATVQALGKNGDWFYISATNAEGQTIKGFVSSTVAW; this is translated from the coding sequence TTGAAAAAGGGAATCATTTTCTTTCTATTTCTCGTGATGCTTTTCTCTGTACTGCCCGTTTCGTGGGCTCATCCCGGCAGGACCGATGCAAACGGTGGGCATACCTGCCGCACAAATTGTGAAAAATGGGGGCTCCGCTATGGAGAATACCACTACCATAATGGTGGAAGCAGCACGCCAAAAAGCACTTCGACTCCCCAGACGAACAAGCAGACCGATCCGAGCCCACAGCAGCCAGCCAAGCCTGCGCCTGTAATCGTACCGATCATTGCTGTCGACAAAGCCACGGTCTACATTCAACCTGTACAGCATGAGGATTATGTGATTGGACAACTGGATTATGGTGTTATTGCCCAGGATCAGGGCAGTATAGAGGGCTGGGTTACCTATCACTTTGTGGACGGTCGCATCGGTTACATTCCGAAAACGGTCATGACCACGTATGAAGCCATTACACCCAAAACGATAACGATTCAAGTAGAAAAAGCCTACGTTTTCTCCACTCCCTCTACCACAGGGAATGCAAACGGTTCACTTGCCAAACAAGCAACGGTACAAGCCCTTGGGAAAAATGGAGACTGGTTTTATATCTCGGCTACGAACGCCGAAGGCCAGACGATAAAGGGGTTTGTCTCCTCGACCGTAGCTTGGTGA
- a CDS encoding RtcB family protein, which produces MYQTIDSIRVWGTPLENAVSQAVTCSRHGNVVQVLLMADHHKGYSQPVGGVVVYDGQISPSGVGYDIACGNKAVRTNLHYDEIKDKISAIMDQIAKQISFGIGRVNKERVEHELFEDDAWYIYQQFGKHEHDSLKALAKSQLGTVGSGNHFVDLFVEETTGMVWVANHFGSRGFGHKTASGFLNLASGRKFSDKAPGESMDQPPSLFDLNSELGEMYFDAMTLAGKYAYAGRDFVIKQVLDILGAEATFEVHNHHNFAWKEEHQGKEYVVVRKGATPSAPGQLGFIGGSMGDRSVIVKGVDSQENKDAFYSTVHGAGRIMSRTEAAGRMNWKTRKRSGGKITKEQMKQAIREFGVELRGAGTDESPFVYKKLSEVLKAHENTLEILHVLKPIGVCMAGENEFDPYKD; this is translated from the coding sequence ATGTATCAAACGATTGACAGTATAAGAGTCTGGGGAACGCCGCTGGAAAATGCCGTATCCCAGGCGGTAACCTGCTCACGGCACGGCAATGTCGTCCAGGTTTTGCTGATGGCCGATCATCATAAAGGATACTCTCAGCCCGTGGGAGGAGTGGTTGTCTACGACGGACAAATCTCTCCCTCCGGTGTCGGGTATGACATCGCCTGCGGCAACAAAGCAGTGCGGACCAATCTCCATTACGATGAGATTAAGGACAAAATCTCTGCGATCATGGATCAGATTGCGAAGCAGATTTCCTTTGGCATCGGTCGGGTTAACAAAGAGAGGGTAGAGCATGAATTGTTTGAGGACGACGCGTGGTATATCTATCAGCAGTTTGGCAAACACGAGCATGACTCCTTGAAAGCTCTGGCAAAAAGCCAGCTGGGTACTGTGGGCAGCGGCAATCATTTCGTCGATCTTTTTGTGGAAGAAACGACAGGAATGGTATGGGTGGCCAATCATTTTGGCAGCCGAGGCTTCGGACACAAGACGGCCAGCGGCTTTCTGAATCTGGCCAGTGGCCGGAAATTTTCCGACAAAGCGCCTGGGGAGAGTATGGACCAGCCGCCGAGCTTGTTCGATCTGAACAGCGAGCTGGGCGAGATGTATTTCGATGCAATGACGCTGGCTGGCAAATACGCCTATGCTGGCCGCGACTTTGTGATTAAACAGGTGCTGGACATACTCGGCGCCGAGGCTACCTTCGAGGTCCACAACCATCATAATTTCGCCTGGAAGGAAGAGCATCAGGGGAAAGAGTATGTCGTTGTCAGAAAAGGAGCTACACCTTCGGCACCGGGACAGCTCGGCTTTATTGGCGGGAGCATGGGGGATCGGTCTGTGATCGTGAAAGGCGTGGACTCGCAGGAAAACAAAGACGCTTTCTACAGCACGGTACACGGCGCTGGCCGCATCATGAGCCGGACGGAAGCAGCCGGACGGATGAACTGGAAGACGCGGAAGCGCAGTGGCGGCAAGATCACCAAAGAGCAAATGAAGCAGGCCATCCGTGAATTTGGCGTCGAGCTGCGCGGAGCCGGCACAGATGAAAGTCCCTTTGTTTACAAAAAGCTGTCTGAAGTGCTGAAAGCGCATGAGAATACGCTGGAGATTCTTCATGTCTTGAAACCGATCGGCGTCTGTATGGCGGGGGAAAATGAATTTGATCCTTACAAGGATTAG
- a CDS encoding serine hydrolase domain-containing protein codes for MTDCTGPTERRSGAFDFDALEQRLKKEKIDTCLIARGQTPVFQYYKNKKMIEKQHKINSVSKSVLSMLVSIAIGRGELAGIDVPISVYFPKWGERLQGITLEHLLTMTPGFDWPEFGAWGGRPFPMINSKDWVRFVLERERVEPPGTQMYYSSGCSHLLSAIMQNATGKNLASYAAQHLFCPLGIEEFTWHADAKGIVIGGFGLSLKAQDMLKLGLLMKQNGVWKERQILPAGWVSASTAPRYLTYKQIGAYGYHWWMLTDENKTLQHPFTYFALGYGGQFIIVVPEEGWVATFTSQLYDQPLRPLQLFRQFLHS; via the coding sequence ATGACAGATTGTACAGGACCGACCGAAAGACGTTCCGGGGCATTTGATTTCGATGCGCTTGAACAACGGCTAAAAAAGGAAAAGATTGATACCTGTCTGATCGCCCGGGGACAGACGCCCGTTTTCCAGTACTACAAGAACAAAAAGATGATCGAAAAGCAGCATAAGATCAATTCGGTTTCCAAAAGTGTTCTCTCCATGCTGGTGAGCATTGCGATCGGTCGCGGGGAGCTTGCGGGGATCGATGTCCCGATCTCTGTGTACTTTCCAAAGTGGGGGGAGCGGCTGCAAGGAATCACGCTGGAGCATCTTCTTACGATGACACCCGGCTTTGACTGGCCGGAGTTCGGCGCGTGGGGAGGGCGTCCCTTTCCGATGATCAACAGCAAGGATTGGGTTCGTTTTGTGCTTGAGCGGGAGCGGGTGGAACCTCCTGGCACACAAATGTATTACAGTTCCGGCTGTTCCCATCTGCTGAGTGCGATCATGCAGAATGCCACGGGCAAAAATCTCGCGAGTTACGCGGCGCAGCACTTGTTTTGCCCGCTGGGGATCGAGGAGTTTACCTGGCACGCTGACGCCAAAGGCATCGTCATCGGCGGTTTTGGTCTGTCGCTCAAAGCCCAGGACATGCTGAAGCTTGGCCTGCTTATGAAGCAAAACGGCGTGTGGAAGGAGAGGCAGATTCTGCCGGCAGGATGGGTCAGCGCATCCACCGCTCCGCGCTATCTTACCTATAAGCAGATCGGAGCCTACGGATATCATTGGTGGATGCTGACGGATGAAAACAAGACGTTGCAGCACCCCTTCACCTACTTTGCGCTGGGGTATGGCGGACAATTTATCATCGTGGTACCGGAGGAAGGTTGGGTGGCGACATTCACCAGTCAGCTTTACGACCAGCCATTGCGGCCTTTGCAGCTCTTTCGGCAATTCCTACATTCATGA